From the Plasmodium brasilianum strain Bolivian I chromosome 7, whole genome shotgun sequence genome, the window TATATTTTGGCTAGACAAATTTCATACATTAAGAAAAAACCTTTGCGAGCATTCGATAATATACAACCATATTTTCATGaactagaaaaaaaagctatTTTAATCAGAAACAATCTGATTTATTGTCAACAAAACAACATCAGCGTGGATATACTAGGTTAAATGAacaagcattttttttttttttttttttttttacgcaAATAATTgtgcatttttctttttatttttacgtaaagaattgtgcttttttttttttttttcttttttttcgagCTAATGTAAATTCAAtgattgtatttttttgcaATGTGTTTATGTTATGAGAGCTTTAAAGCAGCAGGGAGAGGGACAGAActgttttcatttaaatgtGCCACGTggttttatacatatttatatgtatgtacacgtTCGTGTTCGTGTTCGTGTGTATGCATGCGTTTGTTTTTCGcatgtatttgtatgtaaTACATTAGAACGCGCTTCCCCAATTTTGCACCTTCGTAGGAAACAGCCTGTTTGAGAGCGAAGTGAATGATGGAATAAAGAAAATCAAAACGATAAATAAAAGTGGAGCAAATTTGGAAGAGTATGATGACGAGTTGGTAATGGTTGAAGATGAGATTCCACTCGATGTTAGTGATGTTAACTGCTCTAGTACGCATACGTTTTTTAGCGTGCATAATAGTGAAGAAAGGAAAGTTTTTCAAAATGAGGGAGCGTCTTCATTTTCAGATGGGGAAGAATCACATGTAAACAGATATAACAATCCGGTAAAAGTAAATCATAAAAAGGTGAAGGATAAGAATAGCAATCGGAAAAATTATtcgaataaatattttaaaaaagaaaaaaacatagGAAGCAGTGCAAGAGGGGAAAAGTGCACTCAGGGTAAACATATTATTAAGGAGATAAAAGTGAATACATCCAATGATGGTATTAACTGCATCAATGACAACAATAATGGAAAAGACAGAGGCATAAAGAATACCAAAtatcatattaaatataccTTTTCACAAGATTGCACTAATTCGAACAATAGGATAAGAAATATTCCTACTATTAAAGActcaaatattaaaaagatcAACAACAAGTTAGTGAACAGAAAATTGGATgatttaaatgataaagatTATGGAGAaacatgcaaaaaaaaaaaaattgttcagaaacatttttccttattacgTAGGGGACTTAGGAAAATTAGCaggaaaagaaatattttattatctgaagaattaaaaaataatattaactacatttattttgataACAGTGGGAAAATTAAACAATCAAAAATTATACCTATATACGTTTTAGACAgacataatttaaatgatatcTCTACATACTTAAGGGAGAATACTGCTACAAAAAATAGAACTTACTTTAAGATTTTTACTCTTCTTAATGATGATACCAAACTGACTATTCATGAGAAGGCTATGTTTGTTAGCTTGGGCTTGTTAAAAAGTCCAAACGATCAAAAGGAACACGTTAAAAGGTGTACATGTAAAGGGGAAAAGacaaaatattatcataatgataacaataaGAAGGAAAATTTTTACCGCAATAAGTATAGTAGTAAAAGCATATGCAATATGATGGATATTATAAATTCTGGCCTAATAccaaattttgaaaaaaaaaggacgtCTAACTGTAATTTTAAGGATTCTTCGACAGATAACTACAAAATAAGTAGTCACAACAAATGGGAAGGGAATTACCAAGGCAGTACCCGAATGTTTTACCTAGTTAACccagttaaaaaaaataaaggagtACTAAGAATAAGCGAACATCCCGATTCTACGgacaaaaaagaagaaactACTATGCCATATTGTCATTTCTTATCCGTTAATGATGCCAATACGTCTGTAGTAAGGgacaatttaaattttttagttaataAACCAGATAAAAGAAGTACATTACACTCACAAGGGTCAAGCGACGACATTTTATCTTCAAAGCAAGCATTTTATATTGATGATGCTATTGATGATTCTGTTAACTCGATCATCACAGGAGATAGCGAAAGTGAAATGCACACATATAATACGTCTTCATCGGATCTGACTGCGTATAAGAAAGgggaaggggaaaaaaagacACGGGAAAGAAAAGGAGCAAAAGGGACAAAGGAAAGAAATGTTGACACAAAAGAGGAATCTGGTGAACTGGTACTAACAGAGGGGAATTCCTCCTCCCGTGGCGCAAATAAAGGAAGTGTCAACAAAAGAGGCGACAGATATGTTGACAGATGTGTTGACAGATGTGTTAGCAAAAGTGAAAAGAGAGATAAGGGGTACTACTACCGCTTCTCGTGCAAAAGGAAGAGAATTTCCTACGGACGTGAAGAAGAATCCTGCGTGAGTAGCATCTTAAACACCTTTACGGATGAATCtgggcaaaaaaaaaaatttgaaaaaaagttGGGCAATAATATGTGCACAAAGTGCTTTGATGTTGGTAGGAATGATGACGGGAGCTCAGAGGGGGGGATGTCTTCGAGGGGGAATAGGCTCGATGTTGGAAGAGATGGTAGTAAACATGGTATCAGTGGTGGAAGTATCGATAGAATTTGCGATGGTAATAACTATGGCAATAGCGGCGATAACCACAACGGGCAGGATCAATTCCCTATGTGCACAAACGTGTCAACTACAAGAATTAAGAAAAAGGTGAGTTGTTACCGCATACCTAAACTCTCGATGCGACTCAAAGATgaatcaaaaataatttctaaaaaaaaaattttttttcttgaattTCATGATCATATATCGATagattataaaaagaaaccCTACAATgctgaaaagaaaaaaatgtgttGCTCTAATTggagaaaatattttttgtctATAAATCCTGTTAGTAATATTTTccgcaaaataaaattaatatatgaatatgttcAGAAGAAAGAGAAATGTTGGAAAAAGTATAACAATATTTTGTATGCATCAGAATGGGATACAAATATGCAGGATAACGAACtcgaatatatattaaattataaaaattttacaaaatggTATGATTATTGGGTAAAGAcacttaaatataattattataaaagtacatatatt encodes:
- a CDS encoding hypothetical protein (conserved Plasmodium protein), whose translation is MGFVRFYHSLPTSTIILCFTLLLTIHVLICVIIHISLYILARQISYIKKKPLRAFDNIQPYFHELEKKAILIRNNLIYCQQNNISVDILGNSLFESEVNDGIKKIKTINKSGANLEEYDDELVMVEDEIPLDVSDVNCSSTHTFFSVHNSEERKVFQNEGASSFSDGEESHVNRYNNPVKVNHKKVKDKNSNRKNYSNKYFKKEKNIGSSARGEKCTQGKHIIKEIKVNTSNDGINCINDNNNGKDRGIKNTKYHIKYTFSQDCTNSNNRIRNIPTIKDSNIKKINNKLVNRKLDDLNDKDYGETCKKKKIVQKHFSLLRRGLRKISRKRNILLSEELKNNINYIYFDNSGKIKQSKIIPIYVLDRHNLNDISTYLRENTATKNRTYFKIFTLLNDDTKLTIHEKAMFVSLGLLKSPNDQKEHVKRCTCKGEKTKYYHNDNNKKENFYRNKYSSKSICNMMDIINSGLIPNFEKKRTSNCNFKDSSTDNYKISSHNKWEGNYQGSTRMFYLVNPVKKNKGVLRISEHPDSTDKKEETTMPYCHFLSVNDANTSVVRDNLNFLVNKPDKRSTLHSQGSSDDILSSKQAFYIDDAIDDSVNSIITGDSESEMHTYNTSSSDLTAYKKGEGEKKTRERKGAKGTKERNVDTKEESGELVLTEGNSSSRGANKGSVNKRGDRYVDRCVDRCVSKSEKRDKGYYYRFSCKRKRISYGREEESCVSSILNTFTDESGQKKKFEKKLGNNMCTKCFDVGRNDDGSSEGGMSSRGNRLDVGRDGSKHGISGGSIDRICDGNNYGNSGDNHNGQDQFPMCTNVSTTRIKKKVSCYRIPKLSMRLKDESKIISKKKIFFLEFHDHISIDYKKKPYNAEKKKMCCSNWRKYFLSINPVSNIFRKIKLIYEYVQKKEKCWKKYNNILYASEWDTNMQDNELEYILNYKNFTKWYDYWTDNSHMKPLNQFYVKREAPFDSKYYNINNCIDEKADNEIEKDALCEIRATLLHLFDLFKHRPKHSNGDKGKKSTLTKLCLGLLSLLGFAMI